In one Paraburkholderia megapolitana genomic region, the following are encoded:
- a CDS encoding helix-turn-helix domain-containing protein: protein MTEITQIIATIKRRLKTEGMTYRDVAQALRLSEPSVKRLLAGGRLTIDRLAQFCDLFGMTMAELLQEAELAVPRLHVLTRDQEAQLVSNEKLLLVAVCTLNYWSLEDMMSRYQLSKAECIKHLLVLDRMGFANLKPGNRIRLLVARDFDWLPDGPIRQYFLQRGLPDFMESRFDMPEESMDFVHGMLTTSAYAQLQAELRKLRRKFTSLHDESATEALSERHGTALLLAMRVWEPDAFRKLKRPADAGETGA from the coding sequence ATGACCGAGATTACCCAGATCATCGCGACCATCAAGCGCCGCCTCAAAACCGAAGGCATGACCTATCGCGACGTCGCTCAGGCGCTGCGTCTGTCGGAGCCAAGCGTGAAACGACTGCTGGCCGGAGGACGCCTGACGATCGATCGTCTCGCACAGTTCTGCGACCTGTTCGGGATGACCATGGCGGAACTGCTGCAGGAAGCCGAGCTTGCGGTGCCGCGCCTGCACGTGCTCACACGCGACCAGGAAGCGCAGCTCGTGTCGAACGAAAAACTCTTGCTGGTGGCTGTGTGCACGTTGAACTACTGGTCGCTCGAAGACATGATGTCGAGGTATCAACTGTCTAAAGCCGAGTGCATCAAGCATCTACTCGTGCTGGATCGTATGGGCTTTGCGAATCTCAAGCCGGGCAACCGCATCCGGTTGCTGGTCGCACGGGACTTCGACTGGCTGCCGGATGGGCCGATCCGCCAGTACTTCCTGCAGCGGGGACTGCCCGATTTCATGGAAAGCCGGTTCGACATGCCGGAAGAATCGATGGATTTCGTGCATGGCATGCTGACCACATCCGCTTATGCGCAGTTGCAGGCCGAATTGCGCAAGCTGCGCCGCAAATTCACGTCGTTGCACGATGAGTCGGCGACGGAGGCTTTGAGCGAGCGGCACGGCACCGCGCTTTTGCTGGCGATGCGCGTGTGGGAGCCGGATGCGTTCAGAAAACTCAAGCGGCCAGCGGATGCGGGAGAAACCGGGGCCTAG
- a CDS encoding DMT family transporter — translation MISSMSGFVLLAALLHATWNAMLHGNRDRFLSMTWMSIGIAPIATAVALSVPVPAQAAWPYIAVSGLVHGLYNLCLVYAYQRSDLGEAYPIARGSSPMLVALGAAVFANEQIHILQAAGIALVSCGIISFALQRRRPSRESIVAALLTGATIALYTVIDGIGVRRAGGHAISYTAWMFAFYWLMPAIFIAKRGRSALRASFADIGTSVSGGVVSIAAYGIVIWAMQYGAMGTVSALRETSVVFAVLIGRLFLREEVTFARFVSCVVIAAGAVCIGL, via the coding sequence ATGATCAGTTCCATGAGCGGCTTCGTTCTGCTCGCCGCGCTGTTGCATGCCACATGGAACGCGATGCTGCATGGCAACCGCGACCGCTTTCTGTCGATGACATGGATGAGCATCGGCATTGCACCGATCGCCACGGCGGTAGCGCTCTCGGTGCCTGTTCCGGCGCAGGCCGCGTGGCCCTACATCGCCGTGTCCGGTCTTGTTCACGGCCTGTACAACCTGTGCCTCGTGTATGCGTACCAACGCAGCGACCTCGGCGAGGCGTATCCGATCGCCCGCGGTTCGTCGCCGATGCTCGTGGCGCTCGGTGCGGCGGTATTCGCCAATGAACAGATCCACATCTTGCAGGCTGCCGGCATTGCGCTGGTGTCGTGCGGCATCATCAGCTTTGCGTTGCAGCGCCGGCGACCGTCGCGCGAGAGCATCGTCGCGGCGCTGCTTACCGGAGCGACCATCGCCTTATATACGGTGATCGACGGGATCGGCGTGCGACGTGCCGGCGGTCATGCGATTTCCTATACCGCGTGGATGTTCGCGTTCTACTGGCTGATGCCCGCGATCTTCATCGCGAAGCGCGGTCGCTCTGCGCTGCGCGCGTCGTTTGCCGATATCGGTACGTCGGTGTCGGGTGGTGTCGTATCGATCGCGGCATACGGGATCGTGATCTGGGCGATGCAATACGGCGCGATGGGCACGGTGTCGGCGCTGCGCGAAACCAGTGTGGTGTTTGCCGTGCTGATCGGCCGTCTGTTCCTGCGGGAAGAGGTGACGTTCGCGCGCTTTGTTTCGTGTGTCGTGATTGCGGCGGGGGCCGTCTGTATCGGGCTGTGA
- a CDS encoding sterol desaturase family protein, whose translation MLIIVFLLFGFCFALERMNPGWTLPHVRTWGVRVLLLNGVQLGVVVAAGLTWQQWFSSRSLFHLSAHLSPVAAGLLAYFIATFVFYWWHRWRHEYDLLWRGFHQIHHSAQRLEVITSFYKHPGEMIVNSVIGSVLVYTLLGMSPEAGAVYTLCTAVGEFFYHTNCRTPRWVGYVFQRPEMHRIHHEYAHHKNNYGDITWWDMMFGTYENPPAWDGVCGFDAEKEQQLGAMLRYRDVHRVEER comes from the coding sequence ATGCTGATCATCGTCTTTCTCCTGTTCGGTTTCTGCTTCGCGCTGGAGCGGATGAATCCAGGCTGGACGCTTCCCCATGTGCGCACGTGGGGCGTGCGTGTACTGCTGCTCAACGGGGTTCAACTGGGCGTGGTGGTCGCAGCGGGACTGACGTGGCAGCAATGGTTTTCATCGCGATCGCTTTTTCATCTGTCGGCGCATCTATCGCCGGTGGCCGCCGGCCTGCTGGCGTATTTCATCGCGACCTTCGTGTTTTACTGGTGGCATCGCTGGCGTCACGAATACGATCTGCTCTGGCGTGGGTTCCATCAGATTCACCACAGCGCACAGCGGCTCGAAGTGATCACGTCGTTCTACAAGCATCCTGGCGAGATGATCGTCAATTCGGTGATTGGCAGTGTGCTCGTGTACACGTTGCTCGGGATGTCGCCTGAGGCGGGTGCGGTCTATACGCTGTGCACGGCCGTCGGGGAGTTCTTCTATCACACGAATTGCCGTACGCCACGTTGGGTCGGATACGTCTTTCAGCGCCCGGAGATGCATCGCATCCATCACGAGTACGCGCATCACAAGAACAACTACGGCGATATCACGTGGTGGGACATGATGTTCGGTACGTATGAGAACCCGCCTGCGTGGGATGGTGTCTGCGGATTCGATGCGGAGAAGGAGCAGCAACTCGGCGCCATGCTGCGCTACCGCGACGTGCATCGTGTGGAGGAACGCTGA
- a CDS encoding ABC transporter permease — MNDSVPSLATDQQVSQPPQPSRARRLAQLLLQGDRPYALYFAFAILLVVFSVASPWFLSIDNFLNIGRQTALVSIIAIGMTFVIIARQIDLSVGSTLALSGMSAALAMAYIGDNWFIGAVAGIGTGAVVGLINGVITTRLNIPSFLVTLGTLSAARGLALLLTTTRPVIITNDSFISIFGEGDIAGVPVPIIWTGLAVIGGILLLHYSVFGRQVYAAGGNPTAALYSGINIRRVTTLAFVLTGMLAGVAALVLSARSHAARPDVVQGLELDVIASVTLGGCSLFGGRGFVLGTLLGSLIIGTLNNGLVLLGVSSSLQLVIKGAIIVAAVAFTKK, encoded by the coding sequence ATGAACGACTCCGTCCCGTCGCTGGCCACTGACCAGCAGGTTTCCCAACCGCCGCAACCGAGCCGCGCACGACGGCTCGCGCAATTGCTGCTGCAAGGCGACCGGCCATATGCGCTCTATTTCGCCTTCGCGATCCTGCTCGTGGTCTTCAGCGTCGCGTCGCCGTGGTTTCTGTCCATCGACAACTTCCTGAACATCGGCCGCCAGACAGCGCTCGTGTCCATCATCGCGATCGGCATGACGTTCGTGATCATCGCGCGGCAGATCGATCTGTCGGTAGGTTCGACGCTCGCGTTGTCGGGCATGTCCGCGGCGCTGGCGATGGCGTACATCGGCGACAACTGGTTTATCGGCGCGGTGGCGGGAATCGGCACGGGTGCTGTGGTGGGTTTGATCAACGGTGTGATCACGACGCGACTGAACATTCCTTCGTTTCTCGTCACGCTCGGTACGCTCAGCGCGGCACGCGGGCTCGCGTTGCTGCTCACGACGACGCGGCCCGTCATCATCACCAACGATTCATTCATCTCGATCTTCGGCGAAGGCGACATCGCCGGTGTGCCGGTGCCGATCATCTGGACCGGTCTCGCGGTGATCGGCGGCATTTTGCTGCTGCATTACAGCGTGTTTGGCCGCCAGGTTTACGCGGCGGGCGGTAACCCGACCGCGGCGCTGTACTCGGGCATCAACATCCGGCGCGTGACCACGCTGGCGTTCGTGCTGACCGGCATGCTCGCGGGTGTTGCGGCGCTCGTGCTGTCGGCGCGTTCGCACGCGGCGCGGCCCGATGTGGTGCAGGGGCTCGAACTCGATGTGATTGCGTCGGTGACGCTCGGCGGCTGCAGTCTGTTCGGCGGGCGCGGGTTTGTGCTTGGGACGTTGCTCGGCAGCCTGATCATCGGGACGCTCAACAACGGCCTCGTGCTGCTCGGCGTCAGTTCGTCGCTGCAGCTCGTCATCAAGGGGGCGATCATCGTCGCGGCGGTGGCGTTTACGAAGAAGTGA
- a CDS encoding YebB family permuted papain-like enzyme, with protein MTTGTRTTDVSGGDHAHAGSRLVPHAAGAYGASGVSPVHDLQVGDLVFIRVTARPFLEVAYATLSWTNHVGIVVDAQGDDPLIAESTFPFARTTRMTRFLERSENGRYTIARLAIPLDSLHRSKLIAATTRRMGTFYDTGFNLHSRRQFCSRFVREVIEEATGIRLGETETFSTLLERNPDPRLGFWRLWYFGRIPWRRLTVTPASVLDSPHLRVVCDVGSETTARPQPSIDQEAHPC; from the coding sequence ATGACCACCGGCACCCGGACAACCGATGTAAGTGGTGGGGACCACGCGCATGCAGGCTCCCGTCTCGTTCCGCACGCGGCGGGAGCGTACGGTGCGTCCGGTGTGTCGCCGGTGCATGACCTGCAAGTCGGGGATCTCGTTTTTATCCGCGTGACTGCGCGTCCGTTTCTCGAAGTGGCTTATGCCACGCTTTCGTGGACGAATCATGTCGGCATCGTTGTCGACGCGCAGGGCGACGATCCGTTGATCGCGGAAAGCACCTTCCCGTTCGCACGCACCACGCGTATGACGCGTTTTCTGGAGCGCTCCGAAAACGGCCGCTACACCATCGCGAGGCTCGCGATACCGCTCGACAGTCTGCACCGCAGCAAACTGATCGCGGCGACGACGAGGCGAATGGGCACGTTCTACGACACCGGCTTCAACCTGCATTCACGGCGCCAGTTCTGCTCGCGCTTCGTGCGCGAAGTTATCGAGGAAGCGACGGGCATCCGGCTCGGCGAGACCGAAACCTTCTCGACCTTGCTTGAGCGTAATCCTGATCCGAGGCTCGGTTTCTGGCGGCTCTGGTACTTCGGCCGCATTCCGTGGCGACGCCTTACCGTTACACCGGCGAGCGTGCTGGACAGTCCGCATCTTCGTGTCGTCTGCGATGTCGGCAGCGAAACGACCGCGCGCCCACAACCTTCGATAGACCAGGAGGCACATCCATGCTGA
- a CDS encoding sugar ABC transporter ATP-binding protein, whose amino-acid sequence MSAPVPAAASSSPERTVQVPSQAPLVRVAGVTKRFGGVQALRGVDLEVLPGEVHALLGENGAGKSTLIKILSGVHAYDEGSIEIAGQKVAFDSPARSRDAGIAVVYQDLSLVESLSVAANLMLGREPRTRLGFVKKRALLAQVSDFLHEHGIPLDPRVPVGSLPFAYRQMTEICKALMGDVRVLILDEPTSALTGGEEQILFDAIRAVTDRGVGVIYVTHRLNEVFRISQRVTVFRDGRNAGMFATADTDMKQLVAAIVGPGHAAVQMREQRRGTAANDPAAAVGTPVLTLSGVSNDRLRDVSLTLRKGEIHGLAGLIGSGRTEILQTVFGLRSADSGEIAIEGRTVARHTPADAIKLGIALVPEDRHLQGLVLDHSIERNLTLPRLAHFSRWGWLRSGAALQQAQGAMKKLAVKAPGASTDVKFLSGGNQQKVVFAKWNHPRPTVLLLDEPTVGVDVGAREEIYGVVHDAALAGTGVLVVSSDLDELLRLCDRISIVVDGRIVDTVERATLANAEELHHLIQLPRSSNEHAT is encoded by the coding sequence ATGAGTGCGCCGGTTCCGGCCGCGGCCAGTTCATCGCCCGAGCGAACAGTTCAGGTGCCGTCTCAGGCGCCGTTGGTCCGCGTGGCGGGCGTCACCAAGCGGTTTGGCGGCGTACAGGCGCTGCGCGGCGTCGACCTCGAAGTCCTGCCTGGCGAAGTCCATGCGCTGCTTGGCGAAAACGGCGCCGGCAAATCCACGCTGATCAAGATACTCAGTGGCGTGCACGCCTACGACGAAGGCTCCATCGAGATCGCCGGTCAGAAAGTAGCGTTCGATTCTCCCGCCCGCTCGCGCGATGCCGGTATCGCCGTCGTCTACCAGGATCTGAGCCTGGTCGAGTCGCTTTCTGTGGCGGCCAACCTGATGCTGGGGCGCGAACCGCGCACGCGGCTCGGCTTCGTGAAGAAACGCGCACTGCTGGCGCAAGTCAGCGATTTCCTGCACGAGCACGGCATTCCACTCGACCCGCGTGTGCCGGTCGGTTCGCTGCCGTTTGCTTACCGGCAGATGACCGAGATCTGCAAGGCGTTGATGGGCGACGTGCGTGTGCTGATCCTCGATGAACCCACCTCGGCGCTGACGGGCGGCGAAGAGCAGATCCTTTTCGACGCGATTCGCGCGGTGACCGATCGCGGTGTGGGCGTGATCTATGTCACGCATCGGTTGAACGAGGTGTTTCGTATTTCACAGCGCGTGACCGTATTCCGCGACGGCCGGAACGCAGGCATGTTCGCCACCGCCGATACCGACATGAAGCAGCTCGTCGCGGCGATCGTCGGTCCGGGGCACGCCGCGGTGCAGATGCGCGAACAGCGTCGCGGTACTGCCGCGAACGATCCTGCAGCCGCTGTCGGCACACCTGTTCTTACGTTGTCCGGTGTCAGCAACGACCGGCTGCGCGATGTGAGCCTCACGCTGCGCAAAGGCGAGATTCATGGGCTCGCGGGATTGATCGGCAGTGGTCGCACCGAGATACTGCAAACGGTGTTCGGCCTGCGTTCTGCCGATAGCGGCGAGATCGCGATCGAGGGTCGCACGGTTGCGCGCCATACGCCCGCGGACGCGATCAAGCTCGGTATCGCGCTGGTACCGGAAGATCGCCATCTCCAGGGGCTCGTGCTCGATCATTCGATCGAACGCAATCTGACCTTGCCGCGACTTGCGCATTTCTCGCGCTGGGGCTGGCTGCGTAGCGGCGCTGCGCTCCAGCAGGCGCAGGGCGCAATGAAGAAGCTGGCGGTAAAAGCACCGGGCGCGTCTACCGACGTCAAGTTTCTGTCGGGCGGCAATCAGCAGAAGGTCGTCTTCGCGAAGTGGAATCATCCGCGGCCGACTGTCCTGCTGCTCGACGAACCGACCGTCGGCGTCGATGTCGGCGCGCGCGAAGAAATCTACGGTGTCGTGCACGACGCGGCGCTGGCCGGAACCGGCGTGCTCGTCGTGTCGTCGGATCTCGACGAACTGCTGCGTCTGTGCGATCGCATCTCCATCGTGGTCGACGGCCGCATTGTCGATACCGTCGAGCGCGCGACGCTTGCCAACGCCGAAGAGCTTCATCATCTGATCCAACTCCCGCGGTCCTCGAACGAGCATGCAACATGA